The Coffea arabica cultivar ET-39 chromosome 8e, Coffea Arabica ET-39 HiFi, whole genome shotgun sequence genome window below encodes:
- the LOC140012818 gene encoding uncharacterized protein — MTALNISSMGLAGTVPPEVGNLSFLVSLDMGSNYFHGNLPHELSGLRRLKFISLSSNNFTGAIPMWFGHFPELQVLALYDNDFTGLIPSSISNLSKLKHLDFRGNSLRGKIPEQIGNLQSLKFLNLEINQLTGSIPLSIFNISTMEKVGFTCNNLSGTLPVDLCRHLPNLRKIALSFNQIHGQIPSSLSQCSQLERHTHDGVYILPIYHFSQTGSFHERSAILGTSRNLG; from the exons ATGACGGCTTTGAATATTTCAAGCATGGGACTTGCAGGCACCGTTCCTCCAGAAGtggggaacctctcttttcttgtttctcttgACATGGGAAGCAACTACTTCCATGGCAATCTGCCCCATGAGTTGTCAGGCTTACGCCGCCTCAAGTTCATCAGTTTAAGCTCCAACAACTTCACTGGGGCCATTCCAATGTGGTTTGGTCACTTTCCAGAACTTCAAGTCTTGGCTTTGTACGACAACGATTTTACTGGCCTAATTCCTTCTTCAATCTCTAACCTGTCAAAACTCAAACATCTGGATTTTAGGGGAAATTCCCTGAGAGGGAAGATTCCTGAACAGATTGGGAACCTCCAGAGCTTGAAGTTTCTGAATCTTGAAATCAATCAGCTCACTGGTTCCATACCCTTGTCCATCTTCAACATCTCAACCATGGAAAAAGTTGGATTCACTTGTAACAACTTATCTGGAACTCTTCCTGTTGATCTTTGCCGCCATCTTCCAAATCTCAGAAAGATTGCTCTATCTTTCAACCAGATACATGGTCAAATCCCATCAAGTTTATCTCAATGTTCACAACTTGAGAGGCATACGCATGACGGCGTATACATACTTCCAATTTATCATTTTTCACAAACT GGGTCATTCCACGAGAGATCGGCAATCTTAGGAACCTCAAGGAATTTGGGATAG